In the genome of Monodelphis domestica isolate mMonDom1 chromosome 2, mMonDom1.pri, whole genome shotgun sequence, one region contains:
- the LOC100023917 gene encoding vitamin D3 hydroxylase-associated protein-like: MRYLEGVSEAFQNPWQFLLSFFLALLVILIVTKLLCKCAAKAQAKAKIREAQQRREVAMKKMEAAVERLKQQAPKVDPEHILSLSLKELAHQLRQGSLSPDSVLWVYMEKALKVHSELNCLTDYLEDCEVRVQELKQQPKEKRGLLYGVPVSLKDPYDYKGHDSTCGMAYFLGKPAEEDGVIVKVLKSQGAVPFVKTNIPQTLLSFDCSNPIFGQTVHPQNSKKTPGGSTGGEGALLASGGSIMGMGTDTGGSIRIPSAFCGIYGIKFTGYRISYNGVNSSIKGKKTVTTMAGPMAQDVDSLVLISQVLLSDYMYKLDPTVPPMPFRKEVYSSTQPLRIGYVETDGYTQPSPSMIRAVREVSEKLQAAGHEVIPFSVSRIEYMMKKLYVPGIYADGGKTLLEKLCGDIIDPSISSIISALRLPAFVKCLLSWILRPTDIRFAESMSAIRGVRTPQNLWKQHVAVEDYQNEFISNWRALNLDVVLYPCTCPAFDIGSTEKASESISYMTVFNTLNFPAGVVPVGTVTAQDEEELASYRGYYGDNADKNFKKAIAGSVGLPIAVQCVALPWQEERCLRLMKEVEKVVQKQTRRE; this comes from the exons ATGCGCTACCTGGAAGGAGTCTCTGAGGCATTCCAGAACCCATGGCAGTTCCTGTTGTCCTTCTTTTTGGCCCTGCTGGTCATCCTGATTGTCACGAAGCTGCTTTGCAAATGTGCAGCCAAAGCCCAGGCCAAGGCCAAGATCAGAGAGGCTCAGCAGAGGAGGGAGGTGGCTATGAAGAAGATGGAGGCTGCAGTGGAACGGCTAAAGCAGCAG gcACCTAAAGTGGACCCAGAGCAcatcctctctctgtccctcaagGAGTTGGCCCACCAGTTACGACAAGGATCCCTGAGCCCTGATAGCGTCCTCTGGGTTTACATGGAAAAG GCCCTGAAGGTGCACTCTGAGCTGAATTGTCTGACTGACTATTTGGAGGACTGTGAGGTTCGGGTGCAGGAGTTGAAACAACAGCCCAAGGAGAAGCGGGGACTACTCTATGGGGTCCCTGTGAGTCTCAAAGACCCCTATGATTACAAG GGCCATGATTCCACCTGTGGCATGGCCTATTTCCTGGGAAAGCCTGCAGAGGAAGATGGTGTCATAGTGAAAGTCCTGAAAAGTCAAGGAGCAGTGCCCTTTGTCAAGACCAACATCCCCCAGACCCTGCTCAG CTTTGATTGTAGCAACCCTATCTTTGGCCAGACTGTGCACCCCCAGAACTCAAAGAAAACTCCTGGGGGCTCCACTGGAGGAGAGGGTGCACTACTGGCTTCTGGAGGCTCCATCATGGGCATGGGCACTGACACCGGTGGAAGCATTCGTATCCCTTCTGCCTTTTGTGGCATTTATGGCATCAAATTCACTGGCTACCGGATCAG TTACAATGGCGTCAACTCATctataaagggaaagaaaacag TGACCACCATGGCTGGCCCTATGGCTCAAGATGTGGATAGCCTGGTCCTGATCTCCCAGGTGCTGCTGTCAGACTACATGTACAAGTTGGACCCCACAGTGCCCCCCATGCCCTTCAGGAAGGAG gtGTACTCCAGCACTCAGCCCCTCCGAATTGGCTATGTGGAGACAGATGGTTATACACAGCCATCACCCAGCATGATACGAGCTGTCCGAGAGGTCTCAGAGAAGCTCCAGGCTGCTGGACACGAG GTCATTCCCTTCTCAGTCTCTCGAATCGAGTATATGATGAAAAAATTATATGTGCCAGGGATCTATGCTGATGGGGGTAAAACTCTTCTGGAAAAACT CTGTGGGGACATCATAGATCCTTCAATTTCATCCATAATTTCTGCTCTTCGACTCCCAGCTTTTGTTAAGTGCCTCCTCTCTTGGATCCTGAGGCCCACG GACATTAGGTTTGCAGAGTCCATGAGTGCTATTCGAGGAGTGAG GACACCTCAGAATCTCTGGAAGCAACATGTAGCTGTAGAG GACTATCAGAATGAATTTATCTCTAACTGGAGAGCCTTGAACCTGGATGTGGTGCTGTATCCATGTACCTGCCCTGCCTTTGACATAGGGTCAACTGAAAAAGCTTCCGAAA GTATTTCCTACATGACAGTGTTCAACACCTTGAACTTCCCGGCTGGTGTTGTGCCCGTGGGCACTGTGACAGCACAGGATGAGGAGGAGCTGGCTTCATACCGTGGTTACTATGGAGATAATGCAGACAAAAACTTCAAGAAG